The following proteins come from a genomic window of Anopheles ziemanni chromosome 3, idAnoZiCoDA_A2_x.2, whole genome shotgun sequence:
- the LOC131285076 gene encoding homeotic protein proboscipedia: MQEVCSSINHMGAQIKSESPAIGSLQSGAVVVVGGEADIANGPQQSVHVVHPQQQLQTITTGGGGGGQLVIGRKQVICDKTVRTAAQLSVGTPAELGPQGPQQQQQQPHPDTSYWMQNESGFINSQPSMAEFLTHIDSESPKLISQGYPMGPSDSLESVPEYPWMKEKKTARKATAQAEFVAENGLPRRLRTAYTNTQLLELEKEFHFNKYLCRPRRIEIAASLDLTERQVKVWFQNRRMKHKRQTLSKTDDDESGKDDLKDSNSKKSCQGCELPSDDIPDSTSSSRGMNNSTPNAGKSSWRKTHCQPAKSMGSFPELSPDTLPTAMTPNSTVELGTPTGGGGGSSSGGSAGGPNTVSADSSVASTGSLEDEEEIHAKVKKKSDGQSIKKETVSSSKMISSHPFKNYEGVGYHPKKDSGSTTGPPAVPPTPIPHSPVASSAISPSSNGNINNNSMNSNNNNNLQAYYNQPGPYGVIKQKLPHGPLSHEGASPTPTGPATGGGMYYGGKSVEYLGKADPNVHYQAAYQHHQKTIIPPGPVAGGTQHALNAGYPGTHKGEFGPSPGMKSFNNKPLLQDPAAKLQQQQQHQQPVLHEAPFHHQNQLYYNNCETGLNSAGQYGTTGQHYYPNDYDPQHEFGGGGTGGGGVGGGYYDPTKPGVGAQGHYYEGMGSYHNGSIPVVGGAGGNMDYQGNNAAYMGTMGAVVPTGIANEGCDTYSFHQASPSAGAYYEQHNHHQQHHDHHQQHHHHQQQSHQQLHPFHQQQQHHAGEPHVFPTPGNTGVQICTASAAGTVNLDNSNSSSDFNFLSNLANDFAPEYYQLS; encoded by the exons ATGCAAGAAGTGTGTAGTTCTATAAATCACATGGGAGCTCAAATTAAATCGGAATCTCCGGCGATCGGTTCGCTACAAAGTGGTGCGGTGGTGGTAGTTGGAGGTGAAGCGGATATCGCCAACGGTCCCCAGCAAAGCGTCCACGTAGTCcatccgcagcagcagctgcagacGATCACCACCGGCGGAGGCGGCGGTGGCCAGCTGGTGATCGGCCGAAAGCAAGTGATCTGTGATAAAACTGTGCGTACGGCGGCTCAACTTTCCGTAGGAACACCGGCTGAGCTGGGACCGCAGGGtccacaacaacagcagcaacaaccccACCCCGATACATCCTATTGGATGCAAAACGAAAGCGGCTTTATCAACTCGCAACCCTCCATGGCGGAGTTTCTGACACATATCGACAGCGAAAGCCCTAAACTCATTTCGCAAGGTTACCCAATGGGCCCCAGTGATAGCTTGGAGTCCGTACCAGAGTACCCCTGgatgaaggagaagaaaactgCTCGGAAAGCAACAGCACAAG CCGAATTTGTCGCCGAAAATGGATTGCCGCGACGATTACGGACAGCGTACACCAACACACAGTTGTTGGAACTAGAGAAAGAGTTCCACTTCAACAAGTATCTTTGCCGACCGCGGAGAATCGAAATTGCTGCGAGTCTGGACCTAACCGAGCGtcag GTGAAAGTGTGGTTTCAAAACCGACGCATGAAACATAAGCGTCAGACGCTTTCCAAAACGGATGACGATGAGTCAGGAAAAGACGATCTTAAAG ATTCCAACTCGAAAAAATCATGTCAAGGATGTGAATTACCCTCGGATGACATACCGGACTCGACTTCTAGTTCGCGGGGGATGAACAACAGCACCCCGAATGCCGGTAAGTCGTCGTGGCGCAAAACACATTGCCAACCAGCGAAATCGATGGGCAGCTTCCCTGAACTTTCTCCTGACACTTTACCAACAGCGATGACTCCGAACTCAACCGTCGAACTTGGCACACCGACCGGCGGAGGTGGGGGTAGCTCTAGTGGCGGTAGTGCTGGTGGCCCCAACACGGTCAGTGCTGATTCCAGCGTTGCCTCAACTGGCAGTCTAGAGGACGAGGAAGAGATTCATGccaaagtgaagaaaaaatccgAC GGACAATCTATCAAGAAGGAAACGGTCAGTTCATCCAAGATGATCAGTAGCCATCCGTTCAAGAATTATGAAGGAGTTGGGTACCACCCCAAGAAAGATAGCGGATCCACCACGGGACCACCGGCGGTGCCCCCGACGCCCATACCACATAGTCCTGTGGCATCGTCGGCCATCTCGCCGAGCAGCAACGGAAACATCAACAATAACTCGATGAAcagtaacaacaacaataacctTCAAGCGTACTACAATCAGCCTGGTCCGTACGGAGTCATCAAGCAGAAACTGCCCCATGGCCCACTGAGTCACGAAGGTGCATCGCCAACTCCAACAGGACCCGCGACAGGTGGTGGCATGTACTATGGTGGAAAATCTGTAGAATACCTCGGTAAGGCTGACCCCAATGTGCACTATCAGGCAGCCtatcagcatcatcaaaagacAATTATACCACCTGGACCAGTGGCAGGTGGTACGCAACATGCGCTCAACGCAGGCTATCCGGGAACGCACAAGGGAGAATTTGGTCCATCGCCTGGAATGAAGAGTTTTAACAACAAGCCGCTCTTGCAAGATCCAGCTGCAAagctgcagcaacagcaacagcaccagcaaccCGTACTACACGAAGCGCCATTCCACCATCAGAATCAGCTGTACTATAATAACTGTGAAACAGGTCTCAACAGCGCCGGCCAATATGGGACCACTGGACAACATTACTATCCTAACGACTACGATCCCCAACACGAGTTCGGAGGAGGAGGCACTGGGGGAGGTGGAGTAGGAGGAGGTTACTATGACCCCACCAAACCAGGAGTCGGTGCCCAGGGCCACTACTACGAGGGAATGGGATCGTATCACAATGGATCGATACCCGTTGTGGGGGGGGCAGGTGGCAATATGGATTATCAGGGCAACAACGCTGCCTACATGGGCACCATGGGTGCAGTAGTGCCGACAGGCATCGCCAATGAAGGCTGCGACACCTATTCCTTTCACCAAGCGTCGCCGAGTGCTGGTGCGTACTACGAGcagcacaaccaccaccagcagcatcacgatcatcatcagcagcatcatcaccaccaacagCAATCACATCAACAGTTGCATCCTtttcaccaacaacaacagcatcacGCCGGCGAGCCACACGTGTTTCCCACGCCTG gTAATACCGGAGTGCAGATATGTACCGCTAGTGCTGCAGGCACAGTCAACTTGGACAACTCAAATTCGTCATCGGACTTCAACTTTCTTAGCAATTTAGCGAACGATTTTGCACCAGAATACTATCAGTTAAgttaa